One Actinomadura viridis genomic region harbors:
- a CDS encoding ATP-binding protein — MRFGVLGPVAVWADDGTPVEIRETKVRALLAALLAREGRPAPADRLTEDLWGAAPPRRASGALQGKVSRLRRALEAAGPGQGAMVEFRDGGYLLRTPPGAVDAERFTALAVQGRVTDDLREREAVLGEALALWRGPVYDGHGDEDFARPVIRRLEELRLAVFEARARALLELGRPGPLTAEIDELVAVHPFREGLRALQMRALYQAGRQGEALAAYQDLRERLAEELGVDPAPELTALHRSILRQDAALAAPPVRRARTNVPAPLTALIGRDGEPDGVRSRLRTARLVTLTGPGGVGKTRLAVETAATMAALDAAGFPDGIRLVELNGYGRERDAAVSPVPFTADDVAAAVAVALGVRDDAAALPGRAEPYPGPGPGPYPGPGPGESAAARLAGALRGRRTLIILDGCEHLSGPVAELVSRILLNGPEVRILATSRRSLGVAGEVLWPVEPLAEPAAVALFEERAAASAPGVTVGDGDAGAVATICRRLDGIPLALELAATRVRGLGVRELAARLDDRFAVLATGHGDAPPQQRTLRAVIDWSWDLLTGRERAVLRRLAVHVGGFTLAAAERVCAGADVSRGEVADLMVRLVDHSLVTRAADGRYHLLESVAAYCAERLEEAGETERSRRRHLAHHLELCEGAEAGLRGPGQQEWLRRLDAETANVRAALAWAVRSGSGAGAGVGTDADADAGTDAVRLACALGWYWFLRGRHTEAVRSLRTVLDAHGADAGPAVRLAAEVWWTGFRLLTGRREDGEGGEDEHGDGEHGDGGEEVGRIRDLLVRHGQAATPLAHAHATWFLGFALYRSGEDLFAAWRLVSEAVAVFRPQGDRWGQAAALGSLAGLALLRGDLPAVDRDGGDGLALFRALGDAWGQSQIAYSLAALAEIAGDYPAAARLHRDGLRLAEDLELWHEAVDRLVGLGRIAVLEGDHASAEEMNERAARLAVRRGYPAGEVHAVLGLALGARRKGDDDVAERHLRDVLEWHRSRAFEPGPALVLAELGFLAERRGDAGAALDAHEEGLAAARAGGDPRAVALALEGLAGAHALAGRPETAAALLGAASAARESVGAPLPPAERGDVDRITGTVRAALGEDGFESRFAAGRDAGPDHVSAHAPPWPGR, encoded by the coding sequence GCACGCCGCCGGGTGCGGTGGACGCCGAGCGCTTCACCGCCCTGGCCGTCCAGGGCCGGGTCACCGATGACCTGCGCGAGCGCGAGGCCGTGCTCGGGGAGGCCCTGGCCTTGTGGCGGGGACCGGTGTACGACGGTCACGGCGACGAGGACTTCGCCCGGCCCGTGATCCGCCGGCTGGAGGAGCTGCGGCTGGCCGTCTTCGAAGCGCGGGCGCGGGCGCTGCTGGAGCTCGGCCGTCCCGGCCCCCTGACGGCCGAGATCGACGAGCTGGTGGCCGTCCACCCGTTCAGGGAGGGGCTGCGCGCGCTCCAGATGCGCGCCCTGTACCAGGCGGGCAGGCAGGGCGAGGCGCTCGCCGCCTACCAGGACCTGCGCGAGCGGCTGGCGGAGGAGCTGGGCGTCGATCCGGCCCCGGAGCTGACCGCGCTGCACCGGTCGATCCTGCGGCAGGACGCCGCGCTGGCCGCGCCACCGGTACGGCGTGCCCGGACGAACGTCCCCGCGCCCCTCACCGCGCTCATCGGCAGGGACGGCGAACCGGACGGGGTCCGGTCCCGGCTGCGCACCGCCCGCCTGGTCACCCTCACCGGGCCGGGCGGTGTGGGCAAGACGCGCCTGGCGGTGGAGACGGCCGCCACGATGGCGGCGCTCGACGCGGCCGGGTTCCCCGACGGCATCCGGCTGGTGGAGCTGAACGGGTACGGCCGGGAGCGGGACGCGGCGGTGTCGCCGGTCCCGTTCACCGCCGACGACGTGGCGGCCGCGGTCGCGGTGGCGCTCGGTGTCCGCGACGACGCCGCGGCGCTGCCCGGCCGCGCCGAACCGTACCCGGGGCCGGGGCCGGGGCCGTACCCGGGGCCGGGGCCGGGCGAGTCCGCCGCCGCCCGCCTCGCCGGCGCGCTGCGCGGCCGGCGGACGCTGATCATCCTGGACGGCTGCGAGCACCTGTCCGGGCCGGTGGCCGAACTGGTGAGCCGGATCCTCCTGAACGGCCCGGAGGTGCGGATCCTGGCGACGAGCCGGAGGTCGCTGGGCGTCGCCGGTGAGGTGCTCTGGCCGGTGGAACCGCTCGCCGAACCCGCCGCCGTGGCGCTGTTCGAGGAGCGGGCGGCCGCCTCCGCCCCCGGCGTCACCGTCGGCGACGGTGACGCCGGCGCGGTGGCGACGATCTGCCGGCGGCTGGACGGGATCCCGCTCGCCCTGGAACTGGCCGCCACCCGGGTCCGCGGGCTCGGCGTACGCGAACTGGCGGCCCGGCTCGACGACCGGTTCGCGGTGCTGGCCACCGGGCACGGCGACGCGCCGCCGCAGCAGCGCACCCTCCGTGCGGTGATCGACTGGAGCTGGGACCTGCTCACCGGACGGGAACGCGCGGTCCTGCGCAGGCTCGCCGTTCACGTGGGCGGCTTCACCCTGGCGGCGGCCGAGCGGGTGTGCGCCGGAGCGGACGTCTCCCGGGGCGAGGTGGCGGACCTGATGGTCCGCCTGGTCGACCACTCCCTCGTCACGCGCGCGGCGGACGGCCGCTACCACCTGCTCGAATCGGTCGCCGCCTACTGCGCCGAGCGGCTGGAGGAGGCAGGGGAGACCGAGCGGTCACGGCGGCGGCACCTCGCCCACCACCTGGAGCTCTGCGAGGGGGCCGAGGCCGGCCTGCGCGGCCCCGGGCAGCAGGAGTGGCTGCGCCGCCTCGACGCGGAGACAGCGAACGTACGGGCCGCGCTCGCCTGGGCCGTACGGTCCGGGTCTGGGGCCGGGGCCGGCGTCGGGACTGACGCCGACGCCGACGCCGGGACTGACGCCGTCCGGCTGGCCTGCGCGCTCGGGTGGTACTGGTTCCTGCGCGGCCGGCACACCGAGGCCGTGCGGTCGCTGCGGACCGTCCTGGACGCGCACGGCGCCGATGCCGGTCCGGCCGTCCGGCTCGCCGCCGAGGTCTGGTGGACCGGCTTCCGGCTGCTGACCGGCCGGCGCGAGGACGGCGAGGGCGGGGAGGACGAGCACGGGGACGGCGAGCACGGGGACGGCGGGGAGGAGGTGGGGCGGATCCGTGATCTTCTCGTCCGGCACGGGCAAGCCGCCACCCCCCTCGCGCACGCCCACGCCACCTGGTTCCTGGGCTTCGCCCTCTACCGTTCGGGAGAGGATCTGTTCGCCGCCTGGAGGCTCGTCAGCGAAGCGGTCGCGGTCTTCCGGCCGCAGGGGGACCGGTGGGGGCAGGCCGCGGCGCTGGGAAGCCTGGCCGGCCTCGCCCTGCTCCGGGGCGATCTCCCCGCCGTCGACCGTGACGGTGGTGACGGTCTCGCCCTGTTCCGCGCGCTCGGCGACGCCTGGGGACAGTCGCAGATCGCCTATTCCCTGGCCGCGCTCGCCGAGATAGCCGGGGACTACCCGGCCGCGGCCCGGCTGCACAGGGACGGCCTGCGGCTGGCCGAGGACCTGGAGCTGTGGCACGAGGCGGTGGACCGGCTCGTCGGCCTCGGCCGGATCGCCGTGCTGGAAGGCGACCACGCAAGCGCGGAGGAGATGAACGAACGGGCCGCGCGGCTCGCCGTCCGGCGTGGCTACCCGGCGGGGGAGGTCCACGCCGTGCTCGGGCTCGCGCTCGGAGCGCGCCGGAAGGGCGACGACGACGTCGCCGAACGGCACCTGCGGGACGTGCTGGAGTGGCATCGGAGCCGGGCGTTCGAGCCGGGACCCGCACTGGTCCTGGCCGAGCTGGGCTTCCTCGCCGAGCGGCGCGGAGACGCCGGCGCCGCCCTCGACGCGCACGAGGAAGGGCTGGCCGCCGCGCGGGCCGGCGGCGACCCCAGGGCGGTCGCGCTCGCCCTGGAGGGCCTGGCCGGCGCGCACGCCCTCGCCGGACGCCCGGAGACGGCCGCGGCACTCCTCGGAGCGGCCTCCGCGGCACGGGAGTCGGTGGGGGCGCCCCTCCCGCCCGCCGAGCGCGGCGACGTCGATCGCATCACGGGAACGGTGCGCGCCGCGCTCGGCGAGGACGGGTTCGAGTCGCGGTTCGCCGCCGGACGGGACGCCGGCCCCGACCACGTGAGCGCCCACGCCCCGCCGTGGCCTGGGCGCTGA
- a CDS encoding ABC transporter substrate-binding protein encodes METAPSAPARPSRPPRRSPGAVIGALGVVLAAAILAGCSSGDGTAALGTGPIVFADGRDTSRGSQIKRLVARWNDANPGERVEMVELSESTTDVRAQAVARAQDAEATATGEPAPVCYDVMTVDVIWTAEYAHWGYIVPLGQDDFDHEAFLGRTIDSVRYKGRLWGMPLRSDVGLLYYRADALNAANTPPPRTWEEMRQQARTIAPANGLRGYVTQLDRYEGFTVNTLESIWDSGGELLSRDGGVVATKDTIRKGFDRLYQGVQEGWIPRDTTGFNEERARGAFQDGRALFMRNWTYAYELLNAGDSPVKGRFGVAPLPTPSALGGWNLALSKCSKRRGTALRFMRYLTSEESERTLFAYAGFAPSRKALYEDAALQRAHPHLGVIRQGIEGSRDRGTSPYYDQISSAFQADLHQALTRPGGYDAELTRLTDDLRRAADGR; translated from the coding sequence ATGGAGACCGCACCGTCCGCGCCCGCGCGCCCGAGCCGTCCGCCGCGCCGGTCGCCGGGCGCGGTGATCGGCGCGCTGGGCGTGGTGCTGGCGGCGGCGATCCTCGCCGGGTGCTCGTCCGGGGACGGCACCGCCGCGCTGGGAACGGGCCCGATCGTCTTCGCGGACGGCCGCGACACCAGCCGCGGATCGCAGATCAAGCGGCTCGTCGCCAGGTGGAACGACGCCAACCCCGGTGAACGGGTCGAGATGGTGGAGCTGTCGGAGTCCACCACCGACGTCCGCGCCCAGGCGGTGGCCCGGGCCCAGGACGCCGAGGCCACGGCGACGGGCGAGCCCGCCCCGGTCTGCTACGACGTCATGACGGTCGACGTCATCTGGACGGCGGAGTACGCCCACTGGGGCTACATCGTGCCGCTCGGCCAGGACGACTTCGACCACGAGGCGTTCCTGGGCAGGACGATCGACAGCGTGCGCTACAAGGGGCGGCTGTGGGGCATGCCGCTCCGTTCGGACGTGGGCCTCCTCTACTACCGGGCGGACGCTCTGAACGCCGCGAACACGCCGCCTCCGCGGACATGGGAGGAGATGCGGCAGCAGGCCCGTACCATCGCCCCCGCGAACGGCCTGCGCGGCTACGTCACCCAGCTCGACCGTTACGAGGGCTTCACGGTCAACACCCTGGAGTCGATCTGGGACTCCGGCGGCGAGCTCCTGAGCCGGGACGGCGGGGTCGTCGCCACCAAGGACACGATCAGGAAGGGCTTCGACCGCCTGTACCAGGGCGTCCAGGAGGGCTGGATCCCCCGGGACACCACGGGCTTCAACGAGGAGCGCGCCCGCGGCGCCTTCCAGGACGGCCGGGCCCTGTTCATGCGCAACTGGACCTACGCCTACGAGCTGCTGAACGCCGGCGACTCCCCGGTGAAGGGCCGGTTCGGGGTCGCGCCGCTCCCGACGCCCTCGGCGCTGGGCGGCTGGAACCTCGCCCTGTCCAAGTGCTCCAAGCGGCGCGGCACCGCGTTGCGGTTCATGCGGTACCTCACCAGCGAGGAAAGCGAGCGGACGCTGTTCGCGTACGCCGGGTTCGCGCCCAGCCGCAAGGCCCTCTACGAGGACGCCGCGTTGCAGCGCGCCCACCCGCACCTGGGTGTCATCCGGCAGGGCATCGAGGGCTCCCGCGACCGCGGTACGAGCCCGTACTACGACCAGATCTCCAGCGCGTTCCAGGCGGACCTGCACCAGGCGCTGACCCGGCCCGGCGGTTACGACGCCGAGCTGACCAGGCTCACCGACGACCTGCGGAGGGCCGCTGACGGACGCTGA
- a CDS encoding vWA domain-containing protein, which produces MTSSTEPEHRAIFWVDMVGSSAPSRSDKDREEARDGLYTALEVVFRRTQLPWSSVGGHPEVHHEDRGDGGFWLIHATIPKNRLVEALPHLANALDEYNRSASKGASIALRVALHASEVNFDRHGVSGTAMDFTSRLLDAPEFKEFFAKSSAVLGVIASDAFYHGVIRPNPDHQPDEYKQLTVNVRDTGPPEAHVRLFSIAASPPGATGRWKRPYLPRPPRPVRAALALTVLAVPLTVAPGEMPPPACESPPVQIRVRVSTEKEPIIRTLAQEFESGYRRMDGCRRADVNVVSASSPGGAREALHQGWLTRDPKEVLHEADVWLPDSSLEVEQVREALRVNRITTVGLDGSRGSITTSRLVVAVPSEMAGRLELSGHTITWQDVLGWTRKGYAFGRASPRASSVGLASTVALYQAALNTPKLNEEKLTKGDAASRLHTVEQAIAREDDEPGKLLCAMRASPPDDDLRGTALLVSEKSLIDYRANAPLGGDACPPGDPAAQPRLRPFYAEEGMPVFDHPFVVITRTPKPATKRMETIDAFHERLRGPDVQARLKAAGYRDASGGTTPQQDDIPSLLPAVELSGTFLDEPLLDAWNTARKSAQVLFAVDVSRAMAAPFPYSKGTRAAAAADAIALARPLMGARDEIGLWRFADGIGAGDRSLVSVGPPDPGRIDRLTDRLNGLRPTADGGDLYPAIAAAAKEMRGRGGGSGPDESTRAVIVITDGAGSGAPEAAELADDLSAGPPVRVYAIAFHSDSCAAGLDQVTRAAGGTCYEIDGMTAMRRALDGIATSLWGTPP; this is translated from the coding sequence ATGACCTCCAGTACGGAACCTGAACACCGCGCCATCTTCTGGGTCGACATGGTGGGCTCCAGCGCGCCCTCCCGCAGCGACAAGGACCGGGAGGAGGCCCGCGACGGCCTGTACACGGCACTGGAGGTCGTATTCCGGCGGACTCAGTTGCCTTGGTCCTCCGTGGGCGGCCATCCCGAGGTCCATCATGAGGACCGCGGGGACGGGGGCTTCTGGCTCATCCACGCGACCATTCCCAAGAATCGCCTGGTGGAGGCCCTTCCTCATCTCGCGAACGCGCTCGATGAATACAACAGAAGTGCGAGCAAGGGGGCGTCCATCGCCCTCCGTGTCGCCCTCCATGCGAGTGAAGTGAATTTCGACCGGCACGGCGTCAGCGGCACCGCGATGGATTTCACCTCGCGCCTGCTGGACGCCCCCGAGTTCAAGGAGTTCTTCGCCAAATCGTCCGCCGTCCTCGGGGTCATCGCCTCCGACGCGTTCTACCACGGCGTCATCCGTCCCAACCCCGACCACCAGCCAGACGAATACAAGCAGCTGACCGTGAACGTCCGGGACACCGGTCCGCCGGAGGCCCACGTCAGGCTGTTCTCCATCGCCGCCTCGCCACCCGGCGCCACCGGCCGTTGGAAGCGCCCTTACCTGCCCCGCCCGCCGCGTCCCGTGCGGGCGGCGCTCGCGCTGACGGTGCTCGCGGTGCCGCTGACCGTGGCTCCTGGCGAGATGCCGCCGCCGGCGTGCGAGAGCCCGCCGGTCCAGATCCGGGTCCGGGTCTCCACGGAGAAGGAGCCGATCATCCGGACGCTGGCGCAGGAGTTCGAGAGCGGGTACCGGCGCATGGACGGCTGCCGCCGGGCGGACGTCAACGTCGTCTCCGCGTCCTCTCCGGGCGGCGCGCGGGAGGCGTTGCACCAGGGCTGGCTGACCCGCGACCCCAAGGAGGTCCTGCACGAGGCCGACGTGTGGCTGCCCGACTCGTCGCTGGAGGTCGAGCAGGTCCGCGAGGCGCTGCGGGTGAACCGGATCACCACCGTCGGGCTGGACGGCAGCCGGGGCTCCATCACCACCTCCCGGCTCGTGGTGGCGGTCCCGTCCGAGATGGCCGGACGCCTGGAGCTGTCCGGCCACACCATCACCTGGCAGGACGTGCTCGGCTGGACGCGGAAGGGGTACGCGTTCGGGCGGGCCAGCCCGCGCGCGTCCAGCGTCGGCCTCGCCTCGACGGTCGCGCTCTACCAGGCCGCGCTGAACACCCCCAAGCTCAACGAGGAGAAGCTGACCAAGGGCGACGCCGCGAGCAGGCTGCACACGGTCGAGCAGGCGATCGCTCGGGAGGACGACGAGCCCGGCAAGCTGCTGTGCGCGATGCGCGCGTCGCCGCCGGACGACGACCTGCGCGGGACCGCGCTGCTCGTCTCCGAGAAGTCGCTGATCGACTACCGCGCCAACGCGCCGCTGGGCGGGGACGCCTGCCCGCCCGGCGACCCGGCGGCGCAGCCGCGGCTGCGGCCCTTCTACGCGGAGGAGGGGATGCCCGTCTTCGACCACCCGTTCGTGGTGATCACGCGCACCCCGAAGCCCGCCACGAAGCGCATGGAGACCATCGACGCCTTCCACGAACGCCTGCGCGGGCCGGACGTGCAGGCCCGCCTGAAGGCGGCCGGATACCGGGACGCGTCCGGCGGGACGACCCCCCAGCAGGACGACATCCCCTCACTGCTGCCGGCCGTGGAGCTGAGCGGGACGTTCCTCGACGAACCGCTGCTGGACGCCTGGAACACGGCGCGCAAGTCCGCCCAGGTCCTCTTCGCCGTGGACGTCTCCCGCGCGATGGCCGCCCCGTTCCCGTACAGCAAGGGCACCCGGGCGGCGGCCGCCGCCGACGCGATCGCGCTGGCCCGCCCGCTCATGGGCGCCCGCGATGAGATCGGGCTCTGGCGGTTCGCGGACGGGATCGGCGCCGGGGACCGTTCGCTGGTCTCGGTCGGGCCGCCGGACCCCGGGCGGATCGACCGGCTCACCGACCGGCTGAACGGGCTGCGGCCCACCGCGGACGGCGGCGACCTGTATCCCGCGATCGCCGCCGCGGCCAAGGAGATGCGTGGCCGGGGCGGCGGCTCCGGTCCGGACGAGTCCACCCGCGCGGTCATCGTGATCACCGATGGTGCCGGGAGCGGCGCGCCGGAGGCCGCCGAGCTGGCCGACGACCTGTCCGCGGGCCCGCCGGTCCGGGTGTACGCGATCGCCTTCCACTCCGACAGCTGCGCGGCCGGGCTCGACCAGGTCACCCGGGCGGCCGGCGGCACCTGCTACGAGATCGACGGCATGACCGCGATGCGGCGCGCTCTCGACGGCATCGCCACGAGCCTGTGGGGCACCCCGCCATGA
- a CDS encoding Mth938-like domain-containing protein — protein sequence MESRSPVVTHLSWGRMEVEGLAPGKDFKLWPGGGRPWDWSETGTRHAPGIQPEDVQELLDQGSVIVVLSRGMDLRLQTSEEALQALEAAGVRVHVEETTAAVAVYNRLAEAGEPVGGLFHSTC from the coding sequence ATGGAGTCACGATCGCCGGTCGTCACGCACCTGTCGTGGGGCCGCATGGAGGTCGAAGGGCTCGCCCCGGGCAAGGACTTCAAGCTGTGGCCGGGCGGCGGACGCCCCTGGGACTGGTCCGAGACCGGGACGCGGCACGCCCCCGGCATCCAGCCCGAGGACGTCCAGGAACTGCTGGACCAGGGCAGCGTGATCGTTGTCCTTAGTCGCGGCATGGACCTGCGGCTCCAGACTTCCGAGGAGGCTCTCCAGGCGTTGGAGGCCGCCGGCGTGCGCGTCCACGTGGAGGAGACGACCGCCGCGGTGGCCGTCTACAACCGCCTCGCCGAGGCGGGAGAGCCCGTAGGCGGCCTCTTCCACTCCACCTGCTGA